The Paramixta manurensis region CGCCAGCCTCATTACGCCGGTCAGTCCGCAGCGGCACCCCATTGGCGTAGGGTACAATAGCGATTTTATTTTGGTCATTATTAATTAGCACCGACTCACTAATTTCTTTGACTATTGGTCGCACCTCCCGCAGGTCTTCTGAGAAGTTAATCACAAACACATAATCGGCAGGTTTCATACTGTATTTTCTGGCATGAGACGGGCCGGTACTAATATCCAGTTCCCGGCTTAGCCCGGCAATAACGCCAACATCAAACAATAGCGGCACCTTAACCGTCGCGGCTAACTGGTAGTCAATATATTCCAAACCGTTAGTCAGTTCCTTTATTTCTTCAGTATGAATATCTAGTTGCGGCCGCGACAGAATGGAGGGCAGATAGTAGCGAATATAGGCCTCGGTCAGCGCCTGCGCCTCTTCCCGTTCGTTTTCCGTCATGACCTTTTTTCCGTTGGCAGAAATCGCCAACGACGCTTCGCCCACCGCATTGATTAAGCGCGCTTTCTGCGCCAGCGCATTCGCGCTATCGATACCCAGCATCATCATGGCTAAAATAGCCGGGATAATAATCGCGAAAGCAGGCATTATCGCGCCATGCTCAGCCAAAAGTCGTTGTTTAATCTTTTTAATTATTAAAGGCATCGCCTTATCTCCCAGGGCTTTTCAATTTTTTTATACATCGCTTTCCCATTCTTTATGCAGATCAGCGCAGGTATTTCTGACGGGCGATACTTTTCCGTCCACACCCCATTGTTATCCTGTAAGTAATGCGCCGGGCCGTTAAATATTTCGCCAGCGCGATGAATATCAATAAAAGTAACGGTAATCTTTTTCTGTAACTGTTGGCTAAAATAGAGTTGACGGCTAATGTCACGCACCAGGCGGCTTTGCGCCGGGATAGCGGAATCAATAAACACGATGGCTTCAACGTTTTTTTTCGATGTATTTTTCCGCGCGGTTGCCGGGTATGCCGTGAGTAGCAGAAGAAATAACATTATCAGATAGCGTTTGATCGCCATTTCGTCATCCTCCTGATATTAACGACGTACTGCAACCGCAGAAACCACCACCCGCTCTGGTAATATTCTCGCGCCCTGTAGCAGCCGATTAAGCGATCCTTTGGGTACCGGCACGCTAAGCGTAACCTGGTACAACGGCAACCAACGCGCGCGGCTGGTCCACGGCGATAGCGCGACCAGAGTATCAAGCGGTTTAACCGGCGAGAGTTGGCAACCCGCCATGCCGCCGGAGAAGAGCGAATAATTTTCGACCTGTTTCTGCTCTCCGGTGCTAAAAGAGACCATTTCAACCGTCAGGCAAAAGGTCTGTGCGGCGTTATCGGCCAACATGGTTTTTGCCAGTTGAGTGAGTTGTTCCACGTCCATACGGCTGAGCGGGTCAACACCGTTATACAGTGCGCTGCGCTCGCGTATCACCGAAACCAATGAATGACTGACCGCCTCAGTTCTTCCTTTAAAAGCAAGAAAGAACCCATATTCAACCAGTGCCATACACAGAGTTATCAGAACAGTAAAAACCAATGCGGCCTCAATGGTTACCGAGCCGGTACGGCACGCCGCCACACGCCGTACCCTGCGATAGTAATGCTCAATCATCCTTAAATTTCTCATTGAGTTCATACTCCTGAATATAAATCAGTCGACGTGACAGCGAAGCGCGTAACGCGCTAGCAAAGGCTTTAGTGCCGGGAATAACATCGATAAATAACAAGGGGCGGTAATCGTAATCGACCTGATAAAACGCCAGCTTTTTGCGCGTTGAGTCCGCATCGCACGCGCCGTCCACCGCTTGTGCAACGTCTTCGCAAAAACTGACCTTTGCGCTAAGTTTTTTGGGATCAATAAAACCGGCCCATAGGCGGGATTCATGGTCAAGCGTTTGCTGAAAAATCACGTTATAATCGACGCCACGCTTGGCGCTAAACGCACTATTACGCGCCGAGGTGGACAAACTGAGATCGATGGTCGATGAAATAACCATATAACGGCCTATTTCAAAGGCAAAAAATACAAAGAAGAAGAAAATAACCACCACAAACGAAAACTCAATGGTCACCACACCCTGGCGACAATATATTTGCCGAACCCCTGCCTTAAAAAATAACAATAGCCTTGCCATAAACGCTCCCTGTAATTAACACCGCTTAATAACGCACTAAATGGATGCCAGATTGCTCTCTATTTCAAAAAGGGATGAAACTAACGTATCCGGATAATGCGTGAGATTTTCGCGTTTAATCATCTCCTTCGCGTACCGTAAATCACCACTTTTTACCAACGCAAAAATAAGATTATGTGTCATATGATTGTCACGATAGCCGCGTAAATAGAGCGGTAGTAAGAGCTGAATCGCCTGCGTGTAACGCCGCTCAGCAATGTGTACTAACGCCATATTGTTCAATATCTTCTCTTCAGGATAGAAAGCATTACGCGCCTGCTCAAACGCTTTTAGCGCGCTTTTTAACTCACCCTTTTCTGCCAGCACAATACCACGCAAATTTAACCCTTCGGCATTATTAGGTTCACGCTCAATCGCCATGTTTACAAACTTAAGCGCCGAGTCATAATTTTTCTGCGCCACCAAGTTTTTACTTTGCAGAAGATACACCTTAACGGGCGGTCTGTTTTTTAGCAGCGGCGTAAGATAATGCAGCGACGAGTTAAAGTTACCGACCAGATAATAATATTCCGATAGCCGAAAACGAACCTCAGGATCCTCTTTTTTCTGTAGGGACTCGCGATTAAGCGTAATAAGACTCTCATAATTTCGCGTCTTTAACAGTACCCGCTCTTTCTCGGCGCTATTTCGATTGTCCACCCCTGTGGCACCATCAACGCGATAGTTTTGTTGCGTACAACCGGCATTAAAAAATAGCGTGACTAACAGCAACAGATAAGAGAGTAGATTACCGCTTTTCATCATTAAAATATCCTCATTACGCCAGGTGCGGCGACCACAATGACCACGGGGAACATGAAGAATAAAATCAGCGGTACACTCATCTTGGCGCCCAAACTGCCGACTTTCTCTTCCAGAGTCAGTAATTGTACCTCGCGAATATCTCGTGCCAGGGTGATCAGTTGATCATAAACCGAAGAACCATATTGCAGGCTCTGCGCAAGCGTTGCGCACAGCATCCGGTTCTCCATTGACGGGAGTTCCTGATAAAAACGTCGTAATCCGTCCGCCAACCCGCTCACTTCGCTACGCTTTACCAGCCGCTCCATAAAAGGGGCAAAATCAGGATTGATGCCCACCATCTTTTGGCTAAGAAAAACAAATGCCGCTTCCAGACTCATACCGCATTGCACACAAATCGCTAACAGATCCACCAGCCACGGAATCTCACTACTCATTTTTTTTACCCGCCGGTTTACCATCCAACTGCGTAATTTACCCGGCAGTATAATGGCGACCACCAGGGTCAGAGCGCCGGCCATCATTTGCTGGTTTTGGCTCAGTTCAAGTCTGAACAGGTAATTTGCCGCCAGGGCGGAGAAGAATAACAACACCATGAGACCAACTTTATAGATGATACTGGCATCTAACTTACGAAAATAACTGAGCATCCGGTTCTTCTTTTCCAGAATCAGCTCGGCCTCGTGATTATTTTTTAATTGTTGCAACCGTTTTTCTGCGGGATCTTTGGCTAACAACGTAATCATTGCCGAAAGGCGACGCACGCGTTGTCGGCGATGAACCATCAACCAGACCATGCCAGTGCCGGACAGTAACAGGATAATCATCAGTGCTCTTATGAGCATAATTACATTCCCCTCATCAAAAACTTAATAATCATCATGCCGATCAACTCGCTACCAATCAGGTAATACAAAATGACCTGTCCCCTTTCCTCATGCAGAATAAAGTCAAAATTCTCCGGGCTAATAAACTTCAGTAGCAATAAAAAAACAAAAGGTATTGCGCCGGTGATTTTAGCCGCCATACGCATCTCTGACGTCATCGATAACATTTTCTTTTCCATTGCGACCCCGGTAGAAATCGATTTTTGTAGTTTCGTCAACACCTCTTTTAAGCGACCGCCATTCCGTATATTCAGAATGATGGCAACAATGAAAAAGTAATACTCTCGATAGGGATAACGTCGCCATGAATCGTAGAAAACCTGTTCAGGATTATCGCCAAGGTTTAAACGCCGTCCGATAGTACCAAACTCTTTACCCAGTTTTGTCTCGCTGACTAATGCATAATCCGTCATTGCCTGCAGAAACGTGCGCCCCGATGAAATAGCGCCAGTGATCGTGGTCAGCGCTTCATTGAAATTGAGATTAAAATTTTTTCGCTTCCGTTTCTTTAATACTGAATAAAAGAGAAAAAAGGTCATTATTATCACTATGGGCGCGACCCATTGTCTGGGTAATCCGATATAAAGCTGATTAGCCATTATCACCATGCCGCTGATTAACAGTGGCATGAGCATATTGCGTAGAAACCGTTTTTTATCATCCGGTTCAAATACGCTAGCTATCACATAGATCCGCCCGACCAGCAATAAGGTTATTTTTTGCCCAAGCGTCTCGCCAACGGTGCTTTGATGTTGGCCCATTAATACTTTAAGTGAGCGGATACGTCGACCGCGGAAACCGGTGGCGCGGTTGGTCATTAAACGACGTTGTATCAGCACCCAAAAACAGATGAAGGCGAACAAAATCAGGACAATAAATAGACCACGCATAAGGATTATCCAAATAGGGTTTTGAGATACTTTTCACAGCCGTGCGCCATCGCTTTGCGATAAACCGCAGACCGGCTGGAAAGCCCCGGGCTGGCAAAGGCACCGCTAACCTTATCGGCATGAGACGCGCTATCGACCTCGAAGGTAAAAATATCCTGTAATACGATGGTTTCGCCTTCCTGCCCCATCACTTCGCTAATGTGCGTGATCTTTCTTGAGCCATCATGCAGACGCGAAACCTGCACAATGAGGTTGACGGCCGAACTGATATTGCGACGGATCGCCTCAATCGGTAAATTTAACCCCGCCATCATCACCATATTTTCGATACGTGCCAGCGCATCGCGGGGTGTATTGGCATGCAGCGTGGTCATCGAGCCATCGTGGCCGGTATTCATCGCCTGTAGCATTTCGAAAGTTTCACCGCCGCGGCACTCGCCGACAATAATACGGTCAGGACGCATACGTAACGTATTAACCATCAAATCCCGCATTGTGACCTGGCCACTTTGTTCTGCGCCCGCCATGCGTGTTTCCAGCCGCACCACATGCGGCTGTTGAAGCTTTAATTCCGCCGCATCTTCCAGGGTGATGATGCGTTCATCGCTGCCGATATGCTGCGAGAGGGCATTAAGCAAGGTGGTTTTCCCGGCGCCAGTACCACCGGAAATCACAATATTGACCTGACATCTGGCGGCAATACTCAGGAAGTTCGCCATTCGCTCATCCATCGCTCCCCAGTTGACCAGGTCAAGAAAGGTGCGTGAAACCTTACTAAACTTACGAATCGAAATCGCCGTGCCGTCCAGGGCAATCGGCCCGATAACCACGTTCAGGCGGCTACCGTCGCTCATCCGTGCGTCAACCAGCGGCTGCGACTCATCAATACGCCGACCAACGCGGCTCACCAGCCGTTTCGCAATTTCAGTCAGTTGATGATTATCAATAAAGCGTCGGTTGGTTTTCACCAGCTTACCGCCGGTTTCGATAAAGATGCGGTCCGGGCCATTCACCAAAATATCGCTAATACTGCTGTCTTCCATTAACTCACGTAGAGGCCCCACGCCGGCAATTTCATCCGCAATAGCGGCAGCCAGCATTTGCGTCTCTTCAGTCGGTAAATAGCGATTGGTTTCCAGCCCGATCTGCTGGATCACACTGACAACTTCTTTTATCAGCGCTATTCTGTCAGCCATCAACCGCTCAATAACATCCAGATCCAATCGCGGCAATACCGCGTTGCGCATAGTGCGCATTAACTCATCGTAAGTATGATTCATGGTTATTGCTTCCTGGCCGTCAACCCAAACCAATTAAACGCTTTCCCTGCTTCGCTAGACGGTGAATTTCGCCCAAGGGTTAAATTCGTCAACTGCTGTAATATCGCGTTATGCTTGCCGCTAAAACTGAGTGGATTCGCCGGATCGCCATTTCCTTTAATGAAAGGAATCACAATATCCACCGGGCGCCCCAACAGGCTGGCGACCTCTTCCTGATTAATCGCCCCACTCATCATTGGCTGATTTTGGTTAAAACAAATAACGATCTTTCTTACCCGACTCAGGCTGCCTTGCGCGTGTTGGTGATAATCAATTAATTTCTTCGCATTGCGAATGGCGGCCAAATCATGATTACACACTAAAATCACACAATTAGAGTGCTGTAATGCATTTTCAAGCTCGCTGGTTTCGGCGTTATACAGCGTATGGTCAAATAACACGAAATCGTAACCGTCATATAACGGCAGCGAAAACGCCCAACGATGTTCACGCTGTTCATATAAGGCATACAGGTTTTCCTGTAGCTTAGTCACTTCGCTCCCGATCTCTTTTTTCGCAATCAGGTCAAGGTTTAGCGTGCCGCCCAATCCCTGAACCAGTAACAGCGTACTATTACGTTGCTTCACCAGGTTGCTGGCCAGATGGTAACTCAGTGATGAGTTACCGACGCCGCCCTTACATCCCAACACGCTAATTTTGATTGCGCTGCGCGCGGTTTTCAGGATGCCGGTTTCATTATCAAAAATAGCTCCGAGGGCGGAAAATTGTTCCGGATGATAATAAATATAATGAATACCGGCAGCGTGGCATTTACTGGCAAACACTAACGAGTCATGATTACCAATGGCGATGCAAACAGTACTACGCGAGATGAGCAGCTCAATTTTATTAAAAAACCGGTCGCTCTCCGCCTCACTTTCAATATCAAAAATAAAATAGTTAATATTCCCTTGCAGAGTAGCCACATCAAAGGTATTGGGATGGACCGCATAGCGCTCGACCGTAGTGGTTCCTCTAATTTCAAGTTGGCTGCAAATTGCCTCCATCACCTCACTGCGTGCGGATACCACAACTGATATAGATGTATCCCTGGCGACTTTTCCGGGAGTGTGTTGAAAAAGTAGCATGACAAAACGACCTCAACTGAAGATTAAAAAAGCGCCTTATCTTTATTTACTAAAGACATATAAAGATTATTATCAATTGCGCAGCCGATTTTATCCTTATCGTTCAAAGCATAGTTTTGTTGATGATAATGACAAAAGCGGGGAAATTGATGAGGCTCAATCGCCAGCGTTATTAATGCATTGGCACCTTTATTCGCCATCAGCTTATCCATAACAATATCGCTTACCCCGACACCCATCCCGATGAGTCGGGTTTTAAATTGCGTGGCAAGTTCATCAACATCATTGCGCTGCCAGGATAAACGTATCCGCCCACCGAGCAGTTGATAGTGGCTAATTAACTCCGCCAGCACAATTTCTTGATCAACCGTATTACGGCTATTCAGCGGATATTCCCGCCCCAAAGCCGAAAACGCGGGCGCAGAAAAAATCAGCATAAGGAATAAAAAGGTTACTTTCATCATGTCTTTTCCCTGTCAGTAAATAAAGCCGCTCTGTTCCATAAACGCGATGGCTTCACGTCGGGCTTTATCTTTATGCACGCCATTGAGATTAAAAAACCGTGATAATAAGCTGCTGCTACTCACCGAGGGATACATAATATTACGCGGCGATACCGGGCGAACCAGATTAACCGTCGCCACCATAACCAGCTCGGTACGCTCACGCTGCGTGGTCGTATGGCGAAATAGCGCCCCTAAAATCGGCACATCGCCAATAAAGGGGATTTTCGCTAACGCTTCTCTTTCGGTTTCGTTTAATAAGCCGCCCAGCACAAAGCTTTCACCATCGGCAAGTTCAATCGTGGTACGCGCCTTACGGGATTTTAATCGCGGAATCGATAAGACCTCACCGTCTACCGAACTCACCTCTTGCGCCAGGGTCAACCTGACCTTTTGGCTGTTTTCGACTTTTGCCGCGACAAACATTTTGATGCCAAACTCTTTATAAGACACCTCCGTGCCGTCAAAAGAGCGCGTCACAATCGGCATTTCGCCGCCGACCAGAAAGTTCGCGGTTTCACCCGATAACACCGAAATGTTGGGTTCAGCAAGAATACGCGCCACCGACTCATTCCCCAGTGCCTGGATGATGGCAGTCAGTTTTTTGGCATCAAACTTAAACTGGTTAAGGACAAATTCCCCCATTTGCGAGGCCGAACTCCAGTCGATACCCAGGCTGTCGGCGTAGGTTTTATTCACCTCCACCAGCGTAATTTTTACGTTGACTTGGTTCGCCATCGGCAACGTCATGCGGTTTTGTAAATTCTTAAAGCTGACATAGTTCAGCGAGCGCAGGCTGATCTCGCCGACGGAAACCATATCATCATTATTATTGTCGCTCAGTTTGGTGGCGATCACTTCACGCTCTAATCCTAAGGCTTCGCCAACCAATTGATGTATTGAGTCGCGGCTCTCTTCATCTGCCGCCAGCCCGGAAAGAATGTAACTCCCACCAACTTTTTTCAGCTCAATGCGGCTACCGGGAAACTCATCCTGCACCTGCTGAGCCAGCCGCCCGATCAACGGATCAACCAATACCGTGACGCTACGCGTTTTGCCGCCCTGCACCAACAGAACCTCGCCGCGACCATTGGTTAGGCCATAAATCACCACCTCACGATCGCCAATGACCTGGTAATCCACCACATCCGGGCTAGAGGTAAATACGGTGTCGATGGTTTCATTCATTTTCAGCGTACGCGCGGCGCCTTTTTCCAGATAAATGGTTTCCGCACGCACCTGAACCGCGGGCAAAACCAATAAAAAACTGAGGAAAGCAAGGGCTATCGCACCAGCGGTTATCGTTCTCATCGTCCTCCCCTCCCTCTCAGTTCGGTCACCATTCCCGGCACCAATGTCCGCGACTGCCCCACTTTCAGCGGTGAGTTTGCCGACACCACCATCCACTCGCCTAAATGACTAACCGCCTGAATTTTCTCCATATCGGCATTTTCAATTTCCAGGTTATAGAACGGCAACCTCGCTTTCTCATTGAGGACTTTACCAACGCCTTCTAAAGGTTTAACCAGAGAAAAGAAACGCCGCTCGCTCAATACCTTGACGTATTTCACCATCGTTTTATCGACCGTCTGCCCCTGTCGATTGACCAGTTTATAATGGCTATTCATCGGCTCTTTTTGCGCGACAAAATAGCGCAACCAGACGTCGACCTTTTCCCCTTTCGCCAAACTCTCTAACCGAGAAACCTCCTCTGGCTGAACCGGAAACGCGTAGAGGAAAAAATCTTTTTGCACAGAGACCGTCTCTTTGGGTATCTGTTGAATATCCTGACGCGTAACCAGGGTACCCGCTTCAAGATCGCGAACGGCCTGATAGTGGCTTAAGTCAGCCGGCATCGGTTCACTAACCACACTTTCTTGCCCTTCCACCTGATGCGTTTGCTTACTGAAACTTTCCGCGGTTAGCCGTTCGCCGGTTTTAATCGTTTTCTGTGCGGTATAACGCTCTACCGTGGAAAATTTCGGTGTTTCTTCACCTCCAGTGAGGAGTAACCCTGCCCCACCTACTGCTAATAGCATCACGGCAATAATAACCAGCAGCCGTTGGTTCATACTGATACCCTTAATAAAACGACGGTGGCTAAATAGCCAAGGCCGATCGCTACGCCATACGGGACACTTTTTTTCCTGGTCGATTGTGATTTACCCAATGCCGCCAGGCGGACGCATAAAATAATTAACGCTATCGGTAAACCTGCCAGAGAAGTGATAAAGAGAAAAAAAAGGGTGCCGTCACGACTTAATGAAAGCGATAACGCCGCTAACAGTTTACTGTCGCCGGCCCCCATAATATTAAACACACTAAGTAAAAAGCCAATCACAAGGATGTATAACGCAGGTACAACGGTAATATTCCCTAATGTTGTATATCCAAGCGCTGCAGCGAGTACCCCGACCGCCAGTACCGTTTTATTTCCTATGATCCTGTAACGAATATCGGTATAACAGACAAACCCTAACAG contains the following coding sequences:
- the tadF gene encoding tight adherence pilus pseudopilin TadF, with the translated sequence MRNLRMIEHYYRRVRRVAACRTGSVTIEAALVFTVLITLCMALVEYGFFLAFKGRTEAVSHSLVSVIRERSALYNGVDPLSRMDVEQLTQLAKTMLADNAAQTFCLTVEMVSFSTGEQKQVENYSLFSGGMAGCQLSPVKPLDTLVALSPWTSRARWLPLYQVTLSVPVPKGSLNRLLQGARILPERVVVSAVAVRR
- a CDS encoding TadE/TadG family type IV pilus assembly protein, producing the protein MARLLLFFKAGVRQIYCRQGVVTIEFSFVVVIFFFFVFFAFEIGRYMVISSTIDLSLSTSARNSAFSAKRGVDYNVIFQQTLDHESRLWAGFIDPKKLSAKVSFCEDVAQAVDGACDADSTRKKLAFYQVDYDYRPLLFIDVIPGTKAFASALRASLSRRLIYIQEYELNEKFKDD
- a CDS encoding tetratricopeptide repeat protein translates to MMKSGNLLSYLLLLVTLFFNAGCTQQNYRVDGATGVDNRNSAEKERVLLKTRNYESLITLNRESLQKKEDPEVRFRLSEYYYLVGNFNSSLHYLTPLLKNRPPVKVYLLQSKNLVAQKNYDSALKFVNMAIEREPNNAEGLNLRGIVLAEKGELKSALKAFEQARNAFYPEEKILNNMALVHIAERRYTQAIQLLLPLYLRGYRDNHMTHNLIFALVKSGDLRYAKEMIKRENLTHYPDTLVSSLFEIESNLASI
- a CDS encoding type II secretion system F family protein codes for the protein MLIRALMIILLLSGTGMVWLMVHRRQRVRRLSAMITLLAKDPAEKRLQQLKNNHEAELILEKKNRMLSYFRKLDASIIYKVGLMVLLFFSALAANYLFRLELSQNQQMMAGALTLVVAIILPGKLRSWMVNRRVKKMSSEIPWLVDLLAICVQCGMSLEAAFVFLSQKMVGINPDFAPFMERLVKRSEVSGLADGLRRFYQELPSMENRMLCATLAQSLQYGSSVYDQLITLARDIREVQLLTLEEKVGSLGAKMSVPLILFFMFPVVIVVAAPGVMRIF
- a CDS encoding type II secretion system F family protein; translated protein: MRGLFIVLILFAFICFWVLIQRRLMTNRATGFRGRRIRSLKVLMGQHQSTVGETLGQKITLLLVGRIYVIASVFEPDDKKRFLRNMLMPLLISGMVIMANQLYIGLPRQWVAPIVIIMTFFLFYSVLKKRKRKNFNLNFNEALTTITGAISSGRTFLQAMTDYALVSETKLGKEFGTIGRRLNLGDNPEQVFYDSWRRYPYREYYFFIVAIILNIRNGGRLKEVLTKLQKSISTGVAMEKKMLSMTSEMRMAAKITGAIPFVFLLLLKFISPENFDFILHEERGQVILYYLIGSELIGMMIIKFLMRGM
- a CDS encoding CpaF family protein → MNHTYDELMRTMRNAVLPRLDLDVIERLMADRIALIKEVVSVIQQIGLETNRYLPTEETQMLAAAIADEIAGVGPLRELMEDSSISDILVNGPDRIFIETGGKLVKTNRRFIDNHQLTEIAKRLVSRVGRRIDESQPLVDARMSDGSRLNVVIGPIALDGTAISIRKFSKVSRTFLDLVNWGAMDERMANFLSIAARCQVNIVISGGTGAGKTTLLNALSQHIGSDERIITLEDAAELKLQQPHVVRLETRMAGAEQSGQVTMRDLMVNTLRMRPDRIIVGECRGGETFEMLQAMNTGHDGSMTTLHANTPRDALARIENMVMMAGLNLPIEAIRRNISSAVNLIVQVSRLHDGSRKITHISEVMGQEGETIVLQDIFTFEVDSASHADKVSGAFASPGLSSRSAVYRKAMAHGCEKYLKTLFG
- a CDS encoding AAA family ATPase gives rise to the protein MEAICSQLEIRGTTTVERYAVHPNTFDVATLQGNINYFIFDIESEAESDRFFNKIELLISRSTVCIAIGNHDSLVFASKCHAAGIHYIYYHPEQFSALGAIFDNETGILKTARSAIKISVLGCKGGVGNSSLSYHLASNLVKQRNSTLLLVQGLGGTLNLDLIAKKEIGSEVTKLQENLYALYEQREHRWAFSLPLYDGYDFVLFDHTLYNAETSELENALQHSNCVILVCNHDLAAIRNAKKLIDYHQHAQGSLSRVRKIVICFNQNQPMMSGAINQEEVASLLGRPVDIVIPFIKGNGDPANPLSFSGKHNAILQQLTNLTLGRNSPSSEAGKAFNWFGLTARKQ
- a CDS encoding type II and III secretion system protein family protein — encoded protein: MRTITAGAIALAFLSFLLVLPAVQVRAETIYLEKGAARTLKMNETIDTVFTSSPDVVDYQVIGDREVVIYGLTNGRGEVLLVQGGKTRSVTVLVDPLIGRLAQQVQDEFPGSRIELKKVGGSYILSGLAADEESRDSIHQLVGEALGLEREVIATKLSDNNNDDMVSVGEISLRSLNYVSFKNLQNRMTLPMANQVNVKITLVEVNKTYADSLGIDWSSASQMGEFVLNQFKFDAKKLTAIIQALGNESVARILAEPNISVLSGETANFLVGGEMPIVTRSFDGTEVSYKEFGIKMFVAAKVENSQKVRLTLAQEVSSVDGEVLSIPRLKSRKARTTIELADGESFVLGGLLNETEREALAKIPFIGDVPILGALFRHTTTQRERTELVMVATVNLVRPVSPRNIMYPSVSSSSLLSRFFNLNGVHKDKARREAIAFMEQSGFIY
- a CDS encoding A24 family peptidase, yielding MPLIVGLLCVLLGFVCYTDIRYRIIGNKTVLAVGVLAAALGYTTLGNITVVPALYILVIGFLLSVFNIMGAGDSKLLAALSLSLSRDGTLFFLFITSLAGLPIALIILCVRLAALGKSQSTRKKSVPYGVAIGLGYLATVVLLRVSV